In the genome of Candidatus Ornithobacterium hominis, the window TGTTCCGATGACTTTTGCTGTGTAATTTTGCTTGTTATTGAGTGTTATTTCTACCTTTGTCGCGTTTTGAATCACGTGATTATTGGTCACGATGTAGCCATCTTTTGAAATGATGACTCCAGAACCAGCAGTCAGAGGAACTTCTTTTTGTTCACTCTGTGGTTGCCTTTGCTGGCCTCTAAATCTTTCACCAAAAAAATGCTCAAAAAACGGGTCGCTAAACATGTCGCCAAACGGATTACCACCGCTCTGGCGATTTGAGCGCGTCCCATAGTTAGTCACACTCACAACGGCGTTTACTGAATTTTCTGCCGCTTTTGTGAAATCAGGCAAATCAGTCCCCGCAGAGGTGTAATTATAAGTTGCAAATTGCGCATTTCCATTTTGCTCTGGCTGTAGGGTTGCTACAGAATTAGAGGAAACATCATTACTTTTATTATACTCTATCAACCCAAAAGTTGTGCCTGCGCTCACAACGCCTACCAATGCATAAGTTAATAAATTTTTCATATTTCAATTATTTTAAAAATCTTTCTATTCTGAATTAAATTTTAACAAATTTGATACCAATGAATTTTACGTTTCAAACGGTTTAACTTGGTTTAACATCACTTAAACTAACTTTAAATTATTTTTTGCCTTATTTTGCCATTAATTTATTTTAAATCATGGGAATTTATTTCTATAAATACCAAGGGACTGGGAATGATTTTGTAATGATAGATGCTATCAATCAATCAATTAAACTCAACAGGGAACAAATTAATCAACTTTGTGACCGTAAATTTGGTATTGGGGCTGATGGTTTAATAATTTTAACACGCCAACATGGCAATTTCTATATGAATTATTACAACAGCGATGGCAAAGAAAGTAGTATGTGCGGCAATGGTGGGCGTTGTTTTATAAAATTTTTATCTGATTTAAACTTGATTGAAAAAAAAGTTGAATTCTTTGCCATAGACGGCTGGCACAGCGGGAAAATCAATGAAAATCAAGTCAGTCTTGAATTAAAAAATATTTATGAGATTCAACAAAACAAAGATTTCATTTTTTTAGACACAGGCTCACCACATCACGTAGAATTTAGAGAAAACATTGATGATATTGATGTTGCTCAAGCAGGCAGAGCCATCCGATATTCTAAGCTTTACCCAAACGGAACGAATGTTAATTTTGTAGAAATCATTTCACCAGAAAAAATTAAAGTCCGAACTTACGAGCGTGGCGTAGAAGATGAAACGCTTTCGTGTGGCACTGGAGTTACGGCGGCGGCAATCAGTGCAAATTTTCTAAGCCTTATAAAAAACAAACAAATTTCTGTAGAAACAAAAGGCGGTGATTTGCAAGTCTGTTTTGATGAAAATGAATCCCAATATACCAACGTGTGGCTCACTGGGCCTGCGGAGCAAGTTTTCAAAGGTCTAATCGAAATTTAATTTATGAAAAAAATCCTTTTATTCATCATTATTTTAATCTTTTTCCAATCTTGTGGCTATCTGCAAGGGAATAAAGAAAATGTAGCAAAAGAAAGTGTTTTATACATTCCGCAAAACGCTAGTTACAAGCAAGTTTTAGATTCTCTAAGGCATAAACTGAGCGATGTAGAATCCTTCGACTCTTATGCCAAGACTAAAAATTATCAAAAAAACATTAAAGCTGGACGCTATATTTTAACTCCAGGGAAAACCAATGAAGAGTTGGTGAGCAAACTGATGCTCGGGGAAGAAGATGAAATAAATCTGATGATTACCAATGAGCCGACCATTTTCCATTTGGCTCGTGATGTTGCAAAAAAGATCACTGCCGATTCTGCTGAAATTGTAAATGCTATTTTAAATCACCCTCAACTTAAAGAAAAAGGTTTAGATTTAGAAACATCCAAAATTTATTTCATCCCCAATACCTATCGTTTTTTTTGGATAACAAGCGGGGAGGATTTTGTAAACCGAATGATAAAAGAACATGATGTCTTCTGGAACAAAAAGCGTTTGGAAAAATTAAAAAATTCAGGAATGACGGAATTAGAAGTCTACACCTTGGCTTCCATCGTGCAAATGGAATCAAGCAAAATAGATGAGCAGCCCAAAGTCGCTAGAGCTTACCTAAATCGCTTAGAACAAGGGCATTACCTACAAGCTGACCCAACTTCTGTCTATGCTTGGAAATTGCAAAATGGCTTCACACAGCAGGTGCAGCGCGTCTACCACAAACACTTGAAAACCATCTCTGCCTACAATACTTACAAAAACCCAGGTTTACCGCCTGCACCTATTACATTGCCCAATCCGTCAGCTATAGATGCAGTTTTGAGCCCAGCCAAGCATGATTTCATTTTCTTTGCGGCTGACCCTGACCGCCCAGGTTATCATAATTTCACCAGTAGCTATGCTGAACATCTAAAAAATGCTAAAAAGTACCACAATTGGCTGAAAGCAAATAACATTAAATAATTTGGGGGCAAGTGTTTATTTAAATTTTAGTAAAATTTTTTAAGGCTTAAAAAATTTTTATTGATACAAATTGCTCCCGTCTATAAAGTGAAAAACTTCTGGCGGCAGAAGTGGTCGCACATTTTTTTTCTCAGCAATAGCTTGACGAATGAACGTGGAAGAAATTTCAATCACAGGGGCATTTTCTACTCTAAAGATTCGCTGCATATCCACTTGTGGCGTTTTACTGCCAGGGTGTAAGCGCGGGTAAACCCAAATATCATATTCGCTG includes:
- the dapF gene encoding diaminopimelate epimerase; this translates as MGIYFYKYQGTGNDFVMIDAINQSIKLNREQINQLCDRKFGIGADGLIILTRQHGNFYMNYYNSDGKESSMCGNGGRCFIKFLSDLNLIEKKVEFFAIDGWHSGKINENQVSLELKNIYEIQQNKDFIFLDTGSPHHVEFRENIDDIDVAQAGRAIRYSKLYPNGTNVNFVEIISPEKIKVRTYERGVEDETLSCGTGVTAAAISANFLSLIKNKQISVETKGGDLQVCFDENESQYTNVWLTGPAEQVFKGLIEI
- the mltG gene encoding endolytic transglycosylase MltG — encoded protein: MKKILLFIIILIFFQSCGYLQGNKENVAKESVLYIPQNASYKQVLDSLRHKLSDVESFDSYAKTKNYQKNIKAGRYILTPGKTNEELVSKLMLGEEDEINLMITNEPTIFHLARDVAKKITADSAEIVNAILNHPQLKEKGLDLETSKIYFIPNTYRFFWITSGEDFVNRMIKEHDVFWNKKRLEKLKNSGMTELEVYTLASIVQMESSKIDEQPKVARAYLNRLEQGHYLQADPTSVYAWKLQNGFTQQVQRVYHKHLKTISAYNTYKNPGLPPAPITLPNPSAIDAVLSPAKHDFIFFAADPDRPGYHNFTSSYAEHLKNAKKYHNWLKANNIK